One region of Triticum aestivum cultivar Chinese Spring chromosome 6B, IWGSC CS RefSeq v2.1, whole genome shotgun sequence genomic DNA includes:
- the LOC123134329 gene encoding E3 ubiquitin-protein ligase ATL23-like, translating to MAQLWAVFLAVGSLAIGLLGVLGVWLCYLFQAVALGPPPAPPPETPDTSDDGDGDDKNGLSEAELRRLGGVVQAEPAVDDEEEALCPICLDAMEPGRAVRVLPGCNRAFHQDCVDRWLAISPRCPVCNIWATPQSPQASLTVAKTAPGC from the coding sequence ATGGCGCAGCTCTGGGCGGTGTTCCTGGCCGTGGGGTCGCTCGCCATCGGCCTGCTCGGGGTGCTCGGAGTCTGGCTCTGCTACCTGTTCCAGGCCGTGGCGCTGGGCCCACctcccgccccgccgcccgagaCGCCAGACAcgagcgacgacggcgacggcgacgacaagAACGGGCTATCGGAGGCGGAGCTGAGGCGGCTTGGCGGGGTCGTCCAGGCGGAGCCCGCagtcgacgacgaggaggaggcgctctGCCCCATCTGCCTCGACGCCATGGAGCCGGGCCGCGCCGTGCGCGTCCTCCCCGGCTGCAACCGCGCCTTCCACCAGGACTGCGTCGATCGGTGGCTGGCCATCTCGCCGCGCTGCCCCGTGTGCAACATCTGGGCCACGCCGCAGTCGCCGCAGGCCTCGCTGACGGTGGCCAAGACTGCTCCGGGGTGCTGA